A portion of the Syntrophobacterales bacterium genome contains these proteins:
- a CDS encoding DUF4013 domain-containing protein codes for MEVIPFVRFSLNSHYITRWIYGGLLLYIPVLNFFSLGYLSKASRLLMIGSIGLPTWEQRAEIWLEGAKMLLVFILYGSIPFFMFSCGFFLTALSSVTGLFGTIMIKLSYVALLISSFFLPFAFITFSEQMDFRKALEFERILRGIKEVFISYFVGYAGTVLALFLCWLIVPAPKSYFLQLFTIAALSMLTYYVLLISTYYFTRLFRRTSLSTEIHEGQSGS; via the coding sequence ATGGAGGTAATCCCTTTTGTCCGGTTCAGTTTGAACAGCCATTATATTACGCGATGGATATACGGGGGATTGCTGCTCTACATTCCTGTCCTTAACTTCTTTTCGCTCGGGTACCTGTCCAAGGCTTCCCGGCTTCTTATGATCGGAAGCATCGGACTCCCCACGTGGGAGCAAAGAGCCGAGATATGGCTTGAAGGCGCCAAGATGCTGCTCGTTTTCATTCTTTACGGTTCCATCCCCTTTTTCATGTTCTCTTGCGGGTTCTTTCTCACGGCCCTCTCCAGCGTTACAGGCTTATTCGGCACCATCATGATCAAGCTTTCATATGTGGCCCTGCTTATATCCTCTTTTTTTCTGCCCTTCGCGTTCATAACCTTTTCGGAACAGATGGATTTCAGAAAGGCCTTGGAATTTGAGAGAATCCTCCGGGGGATCAAAGAGGTCTTTATATCTTATTTCGTCGGATATGCGGGCACCGTGCTGGCGCTTTTCCTTTGCTGGCTCATAGTGCCCGCCCCAAAGTCCTATTTCCTTCAGCTCTTCACCATCGCCGCATTGTCTATGCTTACTTATTATGTACTGCTCATTTCAACCTACTATTTCACCAGGCTCTTCAGGAGGACATCCCTTTCGACGGAAATCCACGAGGGTCAATCTGGCAGTTAG
- a CDS encoding SDR family oxidoreductase: MRFKEQVVFITGGTRGLGKAMAKKFLAEGAFVGVNGIPGEAVTLFEEEFKEEPVLAFNADVTNYEEMENAAVKTVEKWGKVDVLINNAGVVNALMPAEKMKKEEFDKSIDINLKGAFYASQIFGKRMIQMKYGRIINIASQVAMFGEKGFLPYAVSKSGLMVMARTLAYEWSQFGVTTCVVAPGFIGGGMNEGLIRKQAFVDYLSSRTPIGRMANVEEYVSLILFLASKEAAYINGETITMDGGMTGYTPESLLDFMARAVKGK; the protein is encoded by the coding sequence ATGAGGTTTAAGGAACAGGTTGTCTTCATCACGGGAGGAACGAGGGGCTTAGGCAAGGCCATGGCAAAAAAATTCCTGGCGGAAGGGGCTTTTGTCGGGGTAAACGGGATTCCAGGGGAAGCTGTAACCCTGTTTGAGGAGGAGTTTAAGGAGGAGCCTGTCCTTGCGTTCAATGCCGATGTCACCAATTACGAAGAGATGGAAAATGCAGCGGTAAAGACCGTCGAAAAATGGGGCAAGGTCGATGTCCTCATAAATAACGCAGGTGTGGTAAACGCCCTTATGCCCGCGGAAAAAATGAAGAAGGAAGAATTCGACAAGTCAATCGACATCAATCTGAAAGGTGCGTTCTACGCGAGTCAAATATTCGGAAAACGGATGATTCAAATGAAATACGGACGGATCATAAATATCGCGTCCCAAGTGGCGATGTTCGGAGAAAAGGGATTTCTTCCCTATGCGGTAAGCAAGTCGGGCTTGATGGTGATGGCAAGAACCCTCGCTTACGAATGGTCTCAATTCGGGGTGACCACATGCGTGGTGGCTCCCGGCTTCATTGGTGGAGGGATGAATGAAGGACTTATAAGAAAACAGGCATTCGTGGATTACCTCTCCTCCCGGACGCCCATCGGCAGAATGGCAAATGTGGAGGAATACGTGTCGCTCATACTGTTTCTGGCTTCCAAAGAAGCGGCATACATCAATGGCGAGACGATTACTATGGACGGAGGAATGACGGGGTACACCCCTGAATCGCTCCTTGATTTCATGGCCCGGGCGGTAAAAGGCAAATAA
- a CDS encoding ParB/RepB/Spo0J family partition protein, protein MDSLHIIRLDRINRDDRRFSVSYPMESPLLLESIAKAGVIQPVLLIIDGPTFTVVTGCRRIEAAMKLGSISVPAIVTDRLSGKDALLCAIHDNLSRGFNAVEKALALSKMVRMGFPLEEVKETMTLLGLKTHEKILRTFIALADSKESLKSFVVSRNLSVTNIEGLMRFDNGEMEQLLSLFTQIHTTEGYLREILKMAALMRLKDGRIDFQGLSGSENAEDLRTKLKHRTFPMLSSLQEQLETLRRRCALPPNMDIKVDPSFEKEYIDIDIRVKNINDVEQALEKLGKVMEDGSLRSMLELTKG, encoded by the coding sequence ATGGATTCTCTTCACATCATACGACTCGACAGGATCAACAGAGATGATCGGAGATTCTCTGTCTCCTATCCCATGGAGTCTCCTCTTCTTTTAGAATCAATCGCCAAGGCCGGTGTGATTCAGCCTGTGCTCTTAATAATAGACGGTCCCACCTTCACTGTTGTGACTGGTTGCAGGCGAATAGAGGCCGCCATGAAACTTGGCTCCATCTCAGTCCCTGCTATTGTGACCGACCGCCTAAGTGGGAAGGACGCCCTTCTCTGCGCGATTCACGATAATCTGAGCCGGGGGTTTAACGCCGTGGAAAAAGCGCTCGCCCTTTCGAAAATGGTCCGGATGGGTTTTCCCTTGGAAGAAGTAAAGGAAACCATGACACTCCTCGGACTCAAGACCCACGAAAAGATTCTCCGAACTTTCATTGCCCTGGCGGATTCAAAGGAATCGCTCAAATCATTCGTCGTCTCCAGAAATCTCTCTGTGACGAACATAGAAGGGCTCATGAGATTCGATAATGGCGAGATGGAGCAGCTCCTGTCTCTCTTTACCCAGATTCACACCACGGAAGGCTATCTGCGGGAGATACTCAAGATGGCGGCTCTAATGAGATTGAAGGATGGCCGTATTGATTTTCAGGGCTTATCCGGCTCGGAAAATGCGGAGGATTTGAGGACGAAACTGAAACATCGGACATTCCCCATGCTCTCTTCACTTCAGGAACAATTGGAGACCCTGCGTCGGAGGTGCGCTCTGCCCCCGAACATGGATATAAAGGTAGACCCTTCTTTTGAAAAGGAGTATATTGATATAGATATACGAGTCAAGAATATCAACGATGTGGAACAGGCCTTGGAAAAACTCGGCAAGGTCATGGAAGATGGATCACTCAGGAGTATGCTTGAGCTTACAAAAGGTTAA
- a CDS encoding MBL fold metallo-hydrolase, which produces MKAREVCKGVYLVGSSDISDSRDCSVYLVDMGDLVLVDAGAGPGFNSIVSNIKGLGLDPANISTLILTHCHIDHVGGAYLFKEKYGPKIIMHQLDAQAVEKGDNRMTAAFYYNIDFKPLPIDITFSGEERRISVGDHDVVCLHTPGHTPGSMSVYFDLEKKRVLFGQDIHGPFLKDFGSDMKAWTKSMKTLLALKADVLCEGHFGVYQPNRKVTEYIERYLEEYGE; this is translated from the coding sequence ATGAAAGCAAGGGAAGTCTGCAAAGGCGTATACCTCGTGGGAAGTTCTGATATTTCCGATTCGAGAGACTGTTCCGTCTACCTCGTGGACATGGGAGACCTGGTTCTCGTTGATGCGGGGGCAGGGCCCGGCTTCAACAGCATCGTGTCTAATATCAAAGGGCTCGGCCTTGATCCGGCAAATATATCCACCCTTATCCTTACCCACTGTCACATTGATCACGTGGGAGGCGCCTACCTGTTCAAAGAAAAGTACGGCCCAAAAATCATTATGCACCAACTGGATGCGCAGGCGGTCGAAAAAGGCGACAATCGGATGACCGCCGCATTCTATTACAATATAGATTTTAAGCCTTTGCCCATTGATATCACATTCAGCGGAGAGGAGAGGCGGATCTCCGTGGGCGACCACGATGTGGTCTGTCTCCACACGCCGGGCCACACCCCTGGTTCTATGTCGGTCTATTTCGACCTGGAAAAGAAAAGGGTTCTTTTCGGCCAGGATATCCACGGCCCTTTTCTCAAAGATTTCGGCTCTGACATGAAGGCCTGGACGAAATCAATGAAGACACTCCTCGCCCTCAAGGCGGACGTGCTCTGCGAAGGCCATTTCGGTGTTTATCAGCCGAACAGGAAAGTGACGGAGTACATAGAGCGCTATCTCGAAGAATACGGAGAATAG
- the trxA gene encoding thioredoxin: MSKANPVNDGEFAKEVIESEIPVVVDFWATWCGPCQVMGPVIDAIAGEYEGKIKVLKLNVDENPVTPSKYGVRGIPTLILFNKGEVVDRIIGAQPKNAVDNLLKKAVV, from the coding sequence ATGAGTAAAGCGAACCCGGTAAATGACGGGGAATTTGCAAAAGAAGTAATCGAATCCGAAATACCCGTTGTGGTAGATTTCTGGGCAACATGGTGCGGGCCTTGTCAGGTTATGGGTCCTGTCATCGACGCGATAGCTGGCGAGTATGAAGGAAAAATAAAAGTACTGAAACTCAATGTGGACGAGAATCCAGTTACGCCTTCCAAGTATGGCGTCAGAGGGATACCGACCCTCATTCTCTTTAACAAGGGAGAGGTTGTGGACAGAATCATTGGCGCACAGCCGAAAAACGCGGTAGATAATCTTCTGAAAAAGGCTGTGGTCTGA
- the bamD gene encoding outer membrane protein assembly factor BamD → MKRLLVIAALCFLLTACASAPTKKQGPGELYVEGVNLMKAKQYDKAVQKFNGVIEDYPFDPLALVAAVKLGDAHFEKKDHVIAASVYDSFVGAHPEDENAPYVLFRLGECYEKLSLSVDRDQANTLKAMEKYTFLKNRYPRTNYAGQVDEKLKHLEQKLADRELYVGEFYYRTSQYNAAIVRLEYFLKKYPNASGTDKAYFYISSSYKELANPEKADYYMEKLKAQFPRSVYARATIREKKTLKLANAQPAGSQGIKRKRLNPVAEPESAKTDEPAQTAKPEEIDRPTQPGEPTAQQPDSQTASGSSRTDEPVIASQPPTPAIAEPGAFDAELIRHDPSGSDHVEPPQPGPQMAKLDRTRPAEEVQDKKPGDTILLTPKMYQEEIPKPVTDKKKVSPEETKEAEKPKSDEKDKKKDLDFFDKSKPVDIVSDSMEGFDKEKYVVFRGNVIAKQEDLYIFADIIEAHLNDTSNEIERAYARQNVKIVKKERTATSSEAIFDNKKGEIILKGNVVVYQGHDRLSGEVVTYYVNEDRAVIEAEVGKRAHVILTPNK, encoded by the coding sequence ATGAAAAGACTATTGGTTATTGCTGCCCTGTGTTTTCTTCTGACCGCCTGTGCCAGCGCCCCGACAAAGAAACAAGGTCCCGGCGAGCTATATGTGGAAGGCGTCAACCTCATGAAGGCAAAACAGTACGACAAGGCAGTCCAAAAATTCAACGGGGTAATAGAAGATTATCCCTTTGATCCCCTTGCCCTCGTAGCAGCGGTCAAACTCGGTGACGCACACTTCGAGAAAAAAGACCATGTCATAGCTGCGAGCGTGTACGACAGTTTTGTGGGCGCCCATCCGGAGGATGAGAATGCCCCGTATGTCCTGTTCAGATTGGGGGAATGTTATGAAAAGCTCTCACTGTCTGTAGACCGGGATCAGGCAAACACGTTGAAAGCCATGGAAAAATATACCTTCCTCAAGAATCGCTATCCCAGAACCAATTACGCGGGCCAGGTGGACGAGAAATTGAAACATCTTGAACAGAAGCTGGCCGACAGAGAGCTGTACGTGGGTGAGTTCTATTACAGAACGAGCCAGTATAATGCAGCCATCGTGCGCCTCGAATATTTCCTCAAAAAATATCCCAATGCATCCGGGACGGACAAGGCATACTTTTATATCAGCAGTTCTTACAAGGAACTGGCAAATCCGGAAAAAGCCGACTATTACATGGAGAAGCTGAAGGCCCAGTTTCCGAGGAGCGTATATGCCCGGGCTACAATCAGAGAGAAAAAGACCTTGAAACTTGCCAACGCTCAACCAGCCGGTTCGCAGGGGATAAAGAGAAAGCGGTTGAATCCCGTGGCTGAGCCTGAGTCGGCAAAGACAGACGAACCTGCGCAGACAGCCAAACCGGAGGAGATCGACAGACCCACCCAACCGGGAGAGCCAACGGCTCAACAACCCGATTCACAGACTGCATCCGGATCATCTAGGACCGACGAGCCTGTCATCGCCTCTCAGCCCCCAACACCTGCAATAGCAGAGCCTGGGGCCTTTGACGCCGAGCTTATACGGCATGACCCTTCTGGATCCGATCATGTCGAGCCACCTCAACCGGGGCCGCAAATGGCAAAACTCGACCGTACACGACCGGCCGAAGAGGTCCAAGATAAAAAACCTGGGGATACCATATTGCTGACCCCAAAGATGTACCAGGAGGAGATACCTAAACCTGTGACAGACAAGAAAAAGGTCAGCCCGGAAGAAACGAAAGAGGCTGAAAAACCAAAATCTGATGAAAAAGACAAGAAGAAGGATCTTGACTTCTTCGACAAGAGCAAGCCTGTCGATATAGTATCGGACAGCATGGAAGGCTTCGATAAAGAGAAATATGTGGTATTTAGGGGAAATGTGATTGCAAAACAGGAAGATCTTTATATTTTTGCCGATATTATTGAGGCCCACCTGAACGATACGTCAAACGAGATCGAAAGGGCGTATGCCAGGCAAAATGTGAAAATCGTGAAGAAGGAGCGTACCGCCACGTCAAGTGAAGCAATCTTCGACAATAAGAAAGGGGAGATCATACTCAAGGGGAACGTAGTGGTCTACCAAGGCCATGACAGGCTCTCCGGAGAGGTAGTCACCTACTATGTTAACGAGGACAGGGCTGTCATTGAAGCGGAAGTAGGCAAAAGGGCTCACGTCATTCTGACTCCCAACAAGTAA
- a CDS encoding class I SAM-dependent methyltransferase, whose translation MIAEGLAFFHIPYDEKAVGDITFYVTELSKWNDRVNLVGYKDIRNVVRDLLYDAFFLWGHTCDSLRTLDLGSGSGIIAIPLKILSPGMEVYPVDRSLRKIQFQRHIKRSLQLEGFFPIHGRIEEVEPLMVDSVVVKAFGAIPAILEMSERHLNEAGRVFIVKGMAEEAVRAGGFALESVVPYTLPGSGRRYRMFVYRKDGC comes from the coding sequence ATGATAGCGGAAGGATTGGCTTTTTTCCACATTCCTTATGACGAAAAAGCCGTCGGAGACATTACTTTTTACGTAACCGAGCTTTCGAAATGGAACGACCGGGTCAACTTGGTGGGCTACAAGGACATAAGGAATGTGGTCCGGGATCTTTTGTATGACGCCTTTTTTCTGTGGGGCCATACATGTGATAGCCTTAGGACCCTTGACCTTGGGTCGGGGTCGGGGATCATAGCCATCCCGCTCAAGATACTCTCTCCTGGAATGGAAGTGTATCCGGTGGATCGAAGTCTCAGGAAGATTCAGTTTCAGCGGCATATAAAGAGAAGTCTGCAGTTGGAGGGGTTCTTCCCGATACACGGGAGAATCGAAGAGGTGGAACCGCTTATGGTGGACAGCGTAGTGGTAAAGGCTTTCGGGGCGATTCCTGCCATACTGGAAATGAGCGAAAGGCATCTTAATGAGGCGGGAAGGGTATTTATAGTGAAGGGCATGGCCGAGGAGGCTGTGAGGGCCGGAGGGTTTGCCCTGGAAAGTGTTGTCCCGTATACGCTCCCTGGAAGCGGCAGGAGATACCGAATGTTTGTGTACAGGAAAGATGGTTGTTAG
- the rpmH gene encoding 50S ribosomal protein L34 translates to MKRTYQPHTKSRKRTHGFLVRMRTASGRDIIRRRRAKGRKQLSA, encoded by the coding sequence ATGAAGAGAACATACCAGCCTCACACAAAAAGCAGAAAAAGAACTCACGGTTTTCTCGTAAGAATGAGAACTGCTTCGGGACGGGACATTATCAGGAGAAGGCGGGCAAAAGGGAGAAAACAACTCTCTGCCTGA
- the rnpA gene encoding ribonuclease P protein component translates to MAYTLTKNELLKKGDFRGIRWVKRGETTHFLILCNKNRPLTRRIAIGIRKKTGGAVVRNKMKRHIKEFFRLHKELFPGHRDTLIKVKKIPYKIEWKNTSEELRQLLLNVKIR, encoded by the coding sequence ATGGCTTACACTCTCACGAAAAACGAGTTATTGAAAAAGGGGGACTTTCGAGGTATAAGATGGGTGAAACGTGGTGAAACAACCCATTTTCTTATCCTGTGCAACAAGAATCGGCCTTTGACAAGAAGGATCGCTATCGGTATACGTAAGAAAACAGGGGGAGCGGTCGTCAGGAACAAAATGAAACGACATATAAAAGAGTTCTTCAGGCTCCATAAGGAGCTTTTTCCAGGCCACCGCGACACGCTTATAAAAGTGAAGAAGATACCATACAAAATAGAATGGAAAAATACGAGCGAAGAGCTTCGCCAACTATTATTGAATGTAAAAATTAGATAG
- the yidD gene encoding membrane protein insertion efficiency factor YidD, with the protein MVKKLFLYLLNVYTLLISPYVPTECRFYPTCSCYMKEAIEKRGALKGVLLGLKRILKCNPFYPGGYDPVK; encoded by the coding sequence ATAGTGAAAAAACTTTTCTTGTACCTGCTTAATGTCTACACTTTACTTATCTCGCCCTACGTCCCCACCGAGTGCAGGTTTTATCCGACCTGTTCTTGCTATATGAAAGAGGCTATAGAAAAGAGAGGCGCTTTAAAGGGCGTCCTGCTGGGCCTTAAGCGGATTCTGAAGTGCAATCCTTTTTACCCGGGTGGATATGATCCGGTCAAATAA
- the yidC gene encoding membrane protein insertase YidC has product MEKRNIILLGLTIILLFFFQMYFSPKEPQKQPAQSSGQVEQAPGKSEEAKATVPSTSGGIPQPSVKGLSVQKPTRTITAETDLLQVTFTDLGGGISSVKLKKYRQTVKRPDDKEIIEDVKPYIYLPRTFATVASGLATDETIFKPDKDAVRTQDKPETIVFSGTLTDGRSVRKTYTFHPGIYTIDMKVEVAGVDAARTDMDFAAITAKRESSYTFKGPFYYAGNKFEQVDKLDNNVILGKAYKYAGLDDGFFTFIWIPNTDSLPAATIMKGDNDIPVIRLALAGGTTSGKMYFGPKKTDILKTLNVGAEKIVDFGWFDIIAKPMILGMNYCNKITHNYGIDIILLTILIKFIFYPLSVKSYKSMKEMQKIQPMIAKLREKYKDDKQKLNQEMMEIYKTKGINPMGGCLPMIIQIPVFFALYKALSAAIELRHAPFMLWINDLSSPEDLYTIHVAGYELPVRLLPIVMGATQVIQQKMTPSGGDPMQQKLMLAMPIVFTFIFWGFPSGLVLYWLVNNVISIAQQYYINKKVS; this is encoded by the coding sequence ATGGAAAAGAGAAACATAATATTGCTCGGCCTGACCATAATATTGCTATTTTTCTTTCAGATGTATTTCAGTCCGAAGGAACCCCAGAAGCAACCTGCTCAGTCTTCTGGACAGGTTGAGCAGGCACCAGGCAAAAGCGAAGAGGCAAAAGCAACGGTTCCGTCCACTTCCGGCGGCATACCCCAACCCTCTGTTAAAGGACTGTCGGTACAGAAACCGACAAGAACAATTACTGCGGAGACCGACCTTCTGCAAGTCACCTTTACCGACCTTGGCGGCGGGATAAGCAGCGTGAAACTCAAGAAGTATAGACAGACCGTGAAGAGACCCGATGATAAGGAAATAATTGAGGATGTAAAGCCTTACATTTATTTGCCCAGGACTTTTGCAACAGTTGCGAGCGGTTTAGCCACGGACGAGACCATCTTCAAGCCGGACAAGGATGCGGTAAGAACACAAGACAAACCGGAAACCATCGTCTTTTCCGGTACTTTGACTGACGGGCGGTCCGTCAGAAAGACTTACACCTTTCATCCGGGAATCTACACGATTGATATGAAAGTTGAAGTGGCAGGGGTGGATGCGGCGAGGACCGATATGGATTTTGCTGCCATTACAGCCAAGCGTGAGTCTTCCTACACGTTCAAAGGCCCTTTCTATTATGCAGGCAATAAGTTTGAGCAGGTGGACAAGCTCGACAATAATGTGATCCTCGGCAAAGCATACAAGTATGCGGGCCTGGACGACGGTTTCTTCACCTTCATCTGGATTCCCAACACCGATTCGTTGCCTGCCGCTACCATAATGAAGGGTGATAATGATATCCCCGTGATCAGGCTTGCCCTGGCGGGCGGAACGACTTCAGGTAAAATGTATTTCGGTCCCAAGAAGACGGACATCCTCAAAACTCTCAACGTGGGGGCGGAAAAGATTGTCGATTTCGGTTGGTTCGACATTATCGCAAAGCCCATGATTCTGGGGATGAATTATTGCAACAAAATCACCCACAACTACGGCATTGATATTATACTTCTTACCATCCTGATCAAGTTCATTTTTTATCCTTTAAGCGTGAAGAGCTACAAGTCGATGAAAGAGATGCAGAAGATACAGCCCATGATCGCCAAGCTCAGGGAAAAGTATAAAGACGACAAGCAGAAACTTAACCAGGAAATGATGGAGATCTACAAGACGAAGGGAATAAACCCCATGGGTGGATGCCTTCCAATGATCATTCAGATCCCTGTTTTCTTTGCCCTCTACAAGGCTCTCTCAGCTGCGATTGAACTCAGACACGCGCCTTTCATGCTATGGATCAACGACCTTTCCTCTCCGGAGGACCTCTATACTATCCATGTTGCGGGCTACGAACTGCCCGTCAGGCTTCTGCCTATTGTAATGGGTGCCACCCAGGTGATCCAGCAAAAAATGACCCCCTCCGGCGGTGATCCCATGCAACAAAAATTGATGCTCGCCATGCCCATAGTCTTCACTTTCATTTTCTGGGGTTTCCCGTCGGGGCTTGTTTTGTACTGGCTCGTAAACAACGTCATATCCATCGCCCAGCAATACTACATCAACAAGAAAGTCTCATGA